In the genome of Cupriavidus malaysiensis, one region contains:
- a CDS encoding ABC transporter substrate-binding protein has translation MPANATPSHARRRALQQLAALAAGGVGLGLAACSREDAQAPGKAAAGGAPAVIRQAGDKVRFKYPDNPSFDLVYLADQLGYFDGSNTRPDYIGKVAAPQIIPLVGTGEIDFGSRMVPLVISAFASGADIQVVAAGGETLEAAPHMKYFVRKDSGIRQPKDLEGKTIGFNSFGACAEFVTKTFLRQKGVDVSKINFVVIPDDQAEQTLATGNTDLAIIHAPYSGRADHAPNLVRLWSDYDLDRGLGGMAPYSAHGKFIREHPEAVRDVVTALAKAANWVNANPEDARKLVSQRIKLDLQYVDRYAYVKDLVITEPPIQYYIDVLEREGKLARGKVAAHQIYTNAFNPYASGGAAPAKA, from the coding sequence ATGCCAGCCAACGCCACGCCTTCCCACGCGCGCCGCCGCGCACTCCAGCAACTCGCCGCGCTCGCCGCCGGCGGCGTCGGGCTCGGCCTGGCCGCCTGCTCGCGCGAAGACGCGCAGGCGCCCGGCAAGGCCGCCGCGGGCGGCGCTCCCGCCGTCATCCGGCAGGCCGGCGACAAGGTCCGCTTCAAGTATCCCGACAACCCGAGCTTCGACCTGGTCTACCTGGCCGACCAGCTCGGCTACTTCGACGGCAGCAATACGCGCCCCGACTATATCGGCAAGGTGGCCGCGCCGCAGATCATCCCGCTGGTGGGCACCGGCGAGATCGACTTCGGCTCGCGCATGGTGCCGCTGGTGATCTCGGCCTTCGCCAGCGGCGCCGACATCCAGGTGGTGGCGGCCGGCGGTGAAACGCTGGAAGCGGCGCCGCACATGAAGTATTTCGTGCGCAAGGACTCGGGCATCCGCCAGCCCAAGGACCTGGAAGGCAAGACCATCGGCTTCAACAGCTTCGGCGCCTGCGCGGAATTCGTCACCAAGACCTTCCTGCGCCAGAAGGGCGTGGACGTCAGCAAGATCAACTTCGTGGTGATCCCCGACGACCAGGCCGAGCAGACCCTGGCCACCGGCAACACCGACCTCGCCATCATCCACGCGCCCTACTCCGGCCGCGCCGACCATGCGCCCAACCTGGTGCGGCTGTGGAGCGACTACGACCTCGACCGCGGCCTGGGCGGCATGGCGCCGTACAGCGCGCACGGCAAGTTCATCCGCGAGCATCCGGAGGCCGTGCGCGACGTGGTGACGGCGCTGGCCAAGGCCGCCAACTGGGTCAACGCCAATCCGGAAGACGCCCGCAAGCTGGTGTCCCAGCGCATCAAGCTCGACCTCCAGTACGTCGACCGCTATGCCTACGTCAAGGACCTCGTCATCACCGAACCGCCGATCCAGTACTACATCGACGTGCTGGAGCGCGAAGGCAAGCTGGCGCGCGGCAAGGTGGCCGCGCACCAGATCTACACCAACGCCTTCAACCCCTACGCCAGCGGCGGCGCCGCGCCGGCCAAGGCCTGA
- a CDS encoding ABC transporter ATP-binding protein → MSGKISARGVRMDYAVRNDAGQPEEVAVLRDFDLDVREGEFLSILGPSGCGKSTFLSILAGLTERTGGSIRIDGRALAGINPYQGVVFQGYALFPWRTVLENIEVGLEIRGVAKAERRRIAQEYLELVGLAGAGSRYPHEISGGMKQRVAIARALAYKPDVLLMDEPFAALDAQTREILQGELLRIWEQYRKTIVFITHSLDEAIFLSDRIAVMTRRPGTVKQILDVPLPRPRLPELRNAAAFVHLRQQAWDILKDEVQFASPAATPRPLGATADPRERGEAAAVPPTVAVPPPVAPGRPVSATAAEAAP, encoded by the coding sequence ATGTCCGGCAAGATCAGCGCGCGTGGCGTGCGCATGGACTACGCGGTGCGCAACGACGCCGGCCAGCCCGAAGAGGTGGCCGTGCTGCGCGACTTCGACCTCGACGTGCGCGAGGGCGAGTTCCTCTCCATCCTCGGTCCCTCGGGCTGCGGCAAGTCCACCTTCCTCTCCATCCTGGCCGGCCTGACCGAGCGCACCGGCGGCAGCATCCGCATCGACGGCCGTGCGCTGGCCGGCATCAACCCGTACCAGGGCGTGGTGTTCCAGGGCTACGCGCTGTTTCCCTGGCGCACCGTGCTGGAGAACATCGAGGTCGGCCTGGAGATCCGCGGCGTGGCCAAGGCCGAGCGCCGCCGCATCGCGCAGGAGTATCTCGAACTGGTCGGCCTGGCGGGCGCCGGCAGCCGCTATCCGCACGAGATCTCCGGCGGCATGAAGCAGCGCGTGGCGATCGCGCGCGCGCTCGCCTACAAGCCCGACGTGCTGCTGATGGACGAGCCCTTCGCCGCGCTCGATGCGCAGACGCGCGAGATCCTGCAGGGCGAGCTGCTGCGCATCTGGGAGCAGTACCGCAAGACCATCGTCTTCATCACCCACAGCCTCGACGAAGCCATCTTCCTGTCCGACCGCATCGCGGTGATGACGCGCCGGCCCGGCACCGTCAAGCAGATCCTCGACGTGCCCCTGCCGCGCCCGCGCCTGCCCGAGCTGCGCAATGCCGCAGCCTTCGTCCACCTGCGCCAGCAGGCCTGGGACATCCTCAAGGACGAGGTGCAGTTCGCCAGCCCGGCGGCGACGCCGCGGCCGCTCGGCGCCACCGCCGACCCGCGCGAGCGCGGCGAGGCGGCCGCGGTGCCCCCCACAGTGGCCGTGCCGCCACCGGTGGCACCCGGCCGGCCTGTATCCGCCACGGCGGCGGAGGCCGCACCATGA
- a CDS encoding ABC transporter permease translates to MSARKRSLRLGEHVLGLAGIAAFLLLWEAVPRLGIVSQAYLSPPSQVAEAIWQLLASGALAKHLAASLQRSLYGLALAIGLGVTLGLLMGWFARFETVVDPILQLFRQTSAFALFPVFILFLGIGELSKVALIFWASFWPVLLSTISGVRQVDPLLIHSARSMGASRAFVFRKVVLPAAAPSIFTGIRLAGTYCVTALVAAEMIGAHSGLGFLTLNAQEVFQIPTMYAGILLLALLGLAMNYALALVERRLTRWRRGLTLNA, encoded by the coding sequence ATGAGCGCCCGCAAGCGATCCCTCCGCCTCGGCGAACATGTGCTCGGCCTGGCCGGCATCGCCGCCTTCCTGCTGCTGTGGGAGGCCGTGCCGCGCCTGGGCATCGTCAGCCAGGCCTACCTGAGCCCGCCTTCACAGGTCGCCGAGGCGATCTGGCAGCTGCTCGCCAGCGGCGCCCTCGCCAAGCACCTGGCCGCCAGCCTGCAGCGCTCGCTGTACGGCCTGGCGCTCGCCATCGGCCTGGGCGTGACACTCGGCCTGCTGATGGGCTGGTTCGCGCGCTTCGAGACCGTGGTCGACCCCATCCTGCAGCTGTTCCGGCAGACTTCGGCGTTCGCGCTGTTCCCGGTCTTCATCCTCTTCCTCGGCATCGGCGAGCTGTCCAAGGTGGCGCTGATCTTCTGGGCCTCGTTCTGGCCGGTGCTGCTGAGCACGATCAGCGGCGTGCGCCAGGTCGACCCGTTGCTGATCCACTCGGCCCGCTCGATGGGCGCCTCGCGCGCCTTCGTGTTCCGCAAGGTGGTGCTGCCGGCGGCGGCGCCGTCGATCTTCACCGGCATCCGGCTGGCGGGCACCTACTGCGTCACGGCGCTGGTGGCGGCCGAGATGATCGGTGCGCATTCGGGCCTGGGCTTCCTCACGCTCAATGCGCAGGAAGTATTCCAGATCCCCACCATGTATGCGGGCATCCTGCTGCTGGCCCTGCTGGGCCTGGCCATGAACTACGCGCTGGCGCTGGTGGAGCGGCGCCTGACGCGCTGGCGGCGCGGGCTGACGCTCAATGCCTGA
- a CDS encoding substrate-binding periplasmic protein, protein MPEPLDLDLLPAPAPRQALPRLPRRAPRLPLLSRRIRLSLAAAAAAVLAGMLATAALPPLLARLPHLPERLPAPLQHWLAQRVAPPDWHALRLGPVLAEASRRGVLVVGVRAYARPAPPGAPAPAEPDAFDASLARQLAAHLGLRLRLVGLLGDAGNPGDPRNAPALLPGPRPDLLLAGAGAVPAAPAAARVPTAYTGGMGQVLVLRKSAYRHPADLARRSVCVAQGSPYAHTLAARYGALPRTYASAIRAVSAFLAGECDGLADDTLALARLARLPEWRFYRALDGAVAPDNGAAQIVLRAGDPLSAAYVERAVRYWKSGGALAQARERRAADLAFEAGQLQDGLVCHN, encoded by the coding sequence ATGCCTGAGCCGCTCGACCTGGACCTGCTGCCGGCCCCGGCGCCAAGGCAAGCGCTGCCGCGCCTGCCCCGCCGAGCGCCGCGCCTGCCGCTGCTGTCGCGCCGCATCCGGTTGTCGCTGGCCGCCGCGGCAGCCGCCGTGCTCGCGGGCATGCTGGCGACGGCGGCGCTGCCACCGCTGCTGGCGCGCCTGCCGCACCTGCCCGAGCGCCTGCCGGCGCCGCTGCAGCACTGGCTGGCGCAGCGCGTGGCACCGCCCGACTGGCATGCCCTGCGGCTCGGCCCGGTGCTGGCCGAGGCCAGCCGGCGCGGCGTGCTGGTGGTCGGCGTGCGCGCCTATGCGCGGCCCGCGCCGCCCGGCGCACCGGCTCCCGCCGAACCCGACGCCTTCGATGCCAGCCTGGCGCGCCAGCTCGCCGCCCACCTCGGCCTGCGCCTGCGCCTGGTCGGCCTGCTGGGCGACGCGGGCAACCCCGGCGACCCGCGCAACGCCCCTGCCCTGCTGCCCGGGCCGCGCCCCGACCTGCTGCTGGCCGGCGCCGGCGCGGTGCCTGCGGCACCGGCGGCGGCGCGCGTGCCCACCGCCTACACCGGCGGCATGGGACAGGTGCTGGTGCTGCGCAAGAGCGCCTATCGCCATCCTGCCGACCTGGCGCGGCGCAGCGTCTGCGTGGCGCAAGGCAGCCCCTATGCGCACACGCTGGCGGCCCGCTACGGCGCGCTGCCGCGCACCTATGCTTCGGCGATCCGCGCGGTGTCGGCCTTCCTCGCCGGCGAGTGCGACGGGCTGGCTGACGACACCCTGGCGCTGGCGCGCCTGGCGCGCCTGCCGGAGTGGCGCTTCTACCGCGCGCTGGACGGCGCCGTCGCGCCCGACAATGGCGCCGCCCAGATCGTGCTGCGCGCCGGCGACCCGCTTTCGGCCGCCTATGTCGAGCGCGCCGTGCGCTACTGGAAGAGCGGCGGCGCCCTGGCGCAGGCGCGCGAACGGCGCGCCGCCGACCTCGCCTTCGAGGCCGGGCAGCTGCAGGACGGGCTGGTCTGCCACAACTAG
- a CDS encoding DUF4852 domain-containing protein: MNRSDIRLPATASRIAAADPATGLLASLPSRRALRGAAALLVVAATALGGCGKEAPPADAGIKADAAAPAAPDPATLAASAHAKAEAAALPRADAATPAAQYREIDSGNQLMFAYLALAGMPPDYPAIAQRLSREYAGTGDAFRKQELLNALKPQIDAKVKAAASERYFKYRLNGSGMLQAYDLDKGAFPSKLGEAGTYYYLFDNGEYQLAFTNGEAFAKLKVPAEAARAIEAARSSYRNFDVVVYGFAQDADIASKRVRAQIVRVGIRVNGTETLVEAAG; this comes from the coding sequence ATGAACCGTTCCGACATCCGCCTGCCCGCCACCGCATCCCGTATCGCGGCCGCCGATCCCGCCACCGGCTTGCTCGCCTCGCTGCCGTCGCGCCGTGCGCTGCGCGGCGCTGCCGCCTTGCTGGTGGTAGCGGCCACGGCATTGGGCGGCTGCGGCAAGGAGGCGCCGCCGGCCGATGCCGGCATCAAGGCCGATGCCGCCGCACCGGCCGCGCCCGATCCGGCCACCCTGGCGGCGAGCGCGCACGCCAAGGCCGAAGCCGCGGCGTTGCCGCGTGCCGACGCGGCGACTCCGGCCGCGCAGTACCGCGAGATCGACAGCGGCAACCAGCTGATGTTCGCCTACCTGGCGCTGGCCGGCATGCCGCCCGACTATCCCGCCATCGCGCAGCGCCTGTCGCGCGAGTACGCCGGCACCGGCGACGCCTTCCGCAAGCAGGAACTGCTCAATGCGCTGAAGCCGCAGATCGACGCCAAGGTGAAGGCCGCAGCCAGCGAGCGCTACTTCAAGTACCGCCTCAACGGCAGCGGCATGCTGCAGGCCTACGACCTGGACAAGGGCGCTTTTCCCAGCAAGCTGGGCGAGGCCGGCACCTACTACTACCTGTTCGACAACGGCGAATACCAGCTCGCCTTCACCAACGGCGAAGCCTTCGCCAAGCTCAAGGTGCCGGCCGAGGCCGCGCGCGCGATCGAGGCGGCGCGCAGCAGCTATCGCAATTTCGATGTGGTGGTGTACGGCTTCGCGCAGGACGCGGATATCGCCAGCAAGCGCGTGCGCGCGCAGATCGTGCGCGTCGGCATCCGCGTGAACGGCACCGAGACGCTGGTGGAGGCGGCGGGCTGA
- a CDS encoding caspase family protein — MSVAARGVHCIAGARAMVALPQRAGARRNGFLDRMSSHHTLPGGASRPPVPPVPPVQHRRARPRLPRLARRLAALALAAAAGHAWAAGRYALVIGNAAYPQPLVNPVNDARALGDRLRQLGFEVDLEQDLDAARLRQALRAFARRGRGAEVALVYYAGHGAQANDSSYLLPIGAEVGHPSARSIEDQGVPLDEALGELQRADARSSVMILDACREIYLRGGAPAGQVANQGFAAAPAPRGLVIAYSTAPGARARDYWSPEVRNSPYTAALVEVLGERGLNLGDVFARVSERVALLTHDTQRPHVSFGETSVRLVLNDGRAWPAGAPGSAARLAQGSASGDAPAPAGRAATVPAATWAAAQGGGRPAGPPGPPSGRSAALTAAGADKAGADKAGASGAGAAGRWPGYVLQDLNYEIRQLVAQRPFPRQALERRARGGDVVAQTALGRGLPQDGAPGAQARRWAERAAAKGFPPAQTDLAERLILAGDAASLARAAPLLDAAVAAGYAPAHAYQADLALRRDGDSAAAARHLLQAMGATMRDATEATSAYQRDIQVRAASAPAAPR, encoded by the coding sequence ATGTCGGTCGCCGCCCGCGGCGTGCATTGTATCGCCGGCGCGCGCGCCATGGTGGCGCTGCCGCAGCGCGCGGGCGCACGCCGCAACGGATTCCTCGATCGGATGTCATCGCACCATACCCTGCCGGGCGGCGCCTCCCGTCCGCCCGTCCCGCCCGTCCCGCCCGTCCAGCACCGCCGCGCGCGGCCGCGCCTGCCAAGGCTGGCGCGCCGGCTGGCGGCGCTGGCCCTGGCCGCGGCCGCCGGCCACGCCTGGGCCGCCGGCCGCTACGCGCTGGTCATCGGCAATGCCGCCTATCCACAGCCGCTGGTCAATCCCGTCAACGATGCCCGCGCGCTGGGCGACCGCCTGCGCCAGCTCGGCTTCGAAGTCGACCTGGAGCAGGACCTCGACGCCGCCCGCCTGCGCCAGGCGCTGCGCGCTTTCGCCCGGCGCGGGCGCGGCGCCGAGGTGGCGCTGGTCTACTACGCCGGGCACGGCGCGCAGGCCAATGACAGCAGCTACCTGCTGCCGATCGGCGCCGAGGTCGGCCACCCCAGCGCGCGCAGCATCGAGGACCAGGGCGTGCCGCTGGACGAGGCGCTCGGCGAGCTGCAGCGCGCCGATGCCCGCAGCAGCGTGATGATCCTGGACGCCTGCCGCGAGATCTACCTGCGCGGCGGGGCGCCGGCGGGGCAGGTGGCCAACCAGGGTTTCGCGGCGGCCCCCGCGCCGCGCGGGCTGGTGATCGCCTATTCGACGGCGCCTGGCGCGCGGGCGCGCGACTACTGGTCGCCCGAGGTGCGCAACAGCCCCTACACCGCCGCCCTGGTCGAGGTGCTGGGCGAGCGCGGGCTCAATCTCGGCGATGTCTTCGCGCGGGTCTCCGAGCGCGTCGCCTTGCTGACGCACGACACCCAGCGCCCGCACGTCAGCTTCGGCGAAACGTCGGTGCGGCTGGTGCTCAACGATGGCCGGGCCTGGCCGGCCGGGGCGCCGGGTTCGGCGGCGCGGCTGGCGCAGGGCAGCGCCAGCGGCGATGCGCCGGCGCCGGCCGGCCGCGCCGCCACGGTGCCGGCCGCGACCTGGGCGGCGGCCCAGGGCGGGGGCCGGCCAGCGGGGCCTCCAGGGCCGCCGTCCGGGCGCTCCGCTGCGCTCACGGCGGCCGGCGCGGACAAGGCCGGCGCGGACAAGGCGGGCGCTTCCGGCGCAGGCGCCGCGGGGCGCTGGCCCGGTTACGTGCTGCAGGACCTCAACTACGAGATCCGCCAGCTGGTGGCGCAACGGCCGTTTCCGCGCCAGGCGCTGGAACGGCGCGCACGCGGCGGCGACGTGGTGGCGCAGACGGCGCTGGGCCGCGGCCTGCCGCAGGACGGCGCGCCCGGGGCGCAGGCGCGGCGCTGGGCCGAGAGGGCCGCGGCCAAGGGCTTCCCGCCGGCGCAGACCGACCTGGCGGAGCGCCTGATCCTGGCCGGCGACGCGGCCTCGCTGGCGCGCGCCGCGCCGCTGCTGGATGCCGCCGTGGCCGCCGGCTACGCGCCCGCCCATGCCTACCAGGCCGACCTGGCGCTGCGCCGCGATGGCGATTCCGCGGCGGCGGCCCGCCACCTGTTGCAGGCCATGGGCGCCACCATGCGCGATGCGACCGAGGCCACCTCGGCCTATCAACGCGATATTCAGGTCCGGGCCGCCTCGGCGCCGGCCGCCCCGCGCTGA
- a CDS encoding LuxR family transcriptional regulator — MPQDLAFLDTLLHADSRRALIDHTSRWLDGLGFHCFLYAEHRPVRADGKRARFVFDGIDGSAAAGAAWHRLSTLPPAWARHYRAAGYLALDPLVRHAATAGLPLPWHRRGADSPAAARLFAEARQHGLAGGIVVPLRGAHGATALLNAATAHDGEAARRRLDQVVARVTLLGLYLHEAVRRLSTPPRAGAPALTAREQQCLARAAAGGSAREIGRQLGISERTAVFHLANAARKLGARNRREAVARAILAGLAVP, encoded by the coding sequence ATGCCCCAGGATCTCGCGTTTCTCGACACCTTGCTGCACGCGGACTCGCGCCGTGCGCTGATCGACCACACCAGCCGCTGGCTCGACGGCCTGGGTTTCCATTGCTTCCTCTATGCCGAGCATCGGCCCGTGCGCGCCGACGGCAAGCGGGCGCGCTTCGTCTTCGATGGCATCGACGGCAGTGCCGCGGCGGGCGCCGCCTGGCACCGCCTGTCGACCCTGCCACCGGCCTGGGCGCGCCATTATCGCGCGGCCGGCTACCTGGCGCTGGATCCGCTCGTGCGGCACGCGGCCACGGCGGGCCTGCCGCTGCCGTGGCACCGGCGCGGCGCGGACAGTCCGGCGGCGGCGCGGCTGTTCGCCGAAGCGCGCCAGCATGGCCTGGCCGGCGGTATCGTGGTGCCGCTGCGTGGCGCGCACGGCGCCACCGCCCTGCTCAATGCCGCCACCGCGCACGACGGCGAGGCCGCGCGGCGCCGCCTCGACCAGGTCGTCGCGCGCGTGACCTTGCTCGGCCTCTACCTGCACGAAGCGGTGCGCCGCCTGTCAACACCGCCCCGGGCCGGCGCGCCGGCCCTGACCGCGCGCGAGCAGCAATGCCTGGCGCGCGCTGCCGCGGGCGGCTCCGCGCGCGAGATCGGCCGCCAGCTCGGCATCAGCGAGCGCACCGCCGTCTTCCACCTGGCCAATGCCGCCCGCAAGCTGGGCGCGCGCAACCGCCGCGAGGCGGTCGCCCGCGCGATCCTGGCCGGGCTGGCGGTGCCATGA
- a CDS encoding MFS transporter — MKQGAVMLKAHPDLTSLQVHLFGLALGCATGVDFVASSMMGVAGTHIRAGVFASPEDFLWSLTSYAAAAVVANLVLRRIAEDISYRGYTLLSLAVAAAGALLCALCETPFQLSLARAVQGLGAGGLFSASRIIIQLAAEREERRPLFLGFNIGALGMPALAPWVTAQLVQNTDWRTIFLLQAALALATFAFVLAAYPRRMRATLPPWKIEVGKLDWLTVILLGAGALILLHGLGDLRFYEFANSPSVALTPLLGLACVAAVFVHQHRHPDPWLNPRLLLGRRYIAGLSFYALYYFLGGLWGYVVPTTLQSGLDFTFQTAGAVLTTTGLAGFGAALLFTFGGPKLVGQRRYIALGYLMFAGAAWLLSQRMMPGASIAVLLPALTLQSLTVPFVLMLVAGLTYADLSVDSFAHAYQFKNIVRQVATAGGTGMASLWLQYGEVMARTQLVGNITPFAFAQEPDQGTLLRLSRQIDQQALLIASGNLFALLAVACVVIALVAVVQRSLR; from the coding sequence ATGAAGCAAGGCGCGGTCATGCTGAAGGCGCATCCCGACCTGACGTCGCTGCAGGTCCACCTGTTCGGGCTGGCGCTCGGCTGCGCGACCGGCGTGGACTTCGTCGCCTCGTCGATGATGGGAGTGGCGGGCACGCACATCCGCGCCGGCGTCTTCGCCTCGCCGGAGGACTTCCTCTGGAGCCTGACCTCCTATGCGGCCGCAGCGGTGGTGGCCAACCTGGTGCTGCGGCGCATCGCAGAAGACATCAGCTACCGCGGCTACACCCTGCTGAGCCTGGCAGTCGCCGCCGCTGGCGCGCTGCTGTGCGCGCTCTGCGAGACGCCGTTCCAGCTCAGCCTCGCGCGCGCCGTGCAGGGCCTGGGCGCGGGCGGGCTGTTCTCCGCCTCGCGCATCATCATCCAGCTCGCCGCCGAGCGCGAGGAACGCCGCCCGCTCTTCCTCGGCTTCAATATCGGTGCGCTGGGCATGCCGGCGCTGGCGCCCTGGGTCACGGCCCAACTGGTGCAGAACACCGACTGGCGCACCATCTTCCTGTTGCAGGCGGCCCTGGCGCTGGCGACCTTCGCCTTCGTGCTGGCGGCCTACCCGCGCCGCATGCGCGCCACGCTGCCGCCGTGGAAGATCGAGGTCGGCAAGCTCGACTGGCTGACGGTGATCCTGCTCGGCGCCGGGGCGCTGATCCTGCTGCACGGGCTGGGCGACCTGCGCTTCTACGAATTCGCCAACTCGCCGAGCGTGGCGCTGACGCCGCTGCTCGGCCTCGCCTGCGTCGCCGCCGTGTTCGTCCACCAGCACCGGCACCCCGACCCCTGGCTCAATCCGCGCCTGCTGCTGGGCCGGCGCTATATCGCGGGCCTGTCGTTCTACGCGCTGTACTACTTCCTGGGCGGGTTGTGGGGCTACGTGGTGCCGACCACGCTGCAGTCGGGGCTCGACTTCACCTTCCAGACCGCCGGCGCGGTGCTGACCACCACCGGACTGGCCGGCTTCGGCGCGGCGCTGCTGTTCACCTTCGGCGGACCGAAGCTGGTCGGCCAGCGGCGCTATATCGCACTGGGCTACCTGATGTTCGCCGGGGCGGCCTGGCTGCTGTCCCAGCGCATGATGCCGGGCGCCTCGATCGCCGTGCTGCTGCCGGCGCTGACGCTGCAGAGCCTGACCGTGCCCTTCGTGCTGATGCTGGTGGCCGGCCTGACCTATGCCGACCTCAGCGTCGACAGCTTCGCCCATGCCTACCAGTTCAAGAACATCGTGCGGCAGGTGGCCACCGCCGGCGGCACCGGCATGGCCAGCCTGTGGCTGCAGTACGGCGAGGTGATGGCGCGCACCCAGCTGGTCGGCAACATCACGCCGTTCGCCTTTGCGCAGGAACCCGACCAGGGCACCCTGCTGCGGCTGTCGCGCCAGATCGACCAGCAAGCACTGCTGATCGCCAGCGGCAACCTGTTCGCGCTGCTGGCGGTGGCCTGCGTGGTGATCGCGCTGGTGGCGGTGGTGCAGCGGTCGTTGCGGTGA
- the boxA gene encoding benzoyl-CoA 2,3-epoxidase subunit BoxA, translating to MDMADTHVIKQHLIDPEICIRCNTCEATCPVNAITHDSRNYVVDADKCNFCMACISPCPTGSIDNWRVMPRAKPYSLDDQLGWDELPVELSEQQLAEQGVAPGAPALLEPALTEPPVATAGQETFNSARYGATVPPWSAARAFTNLYGPKAERKSVTATVAGNVRVTEVGREYDTHHIVLDFGAMPFPVLEGQSIAIVPPGVDAQGRAHHPRQYSIASARNGERPGYNNLSLTIKRVLADYQGNPVRGVASNYMCDLQVGDKVEVIGPFGASFLMPNHPRSHIVMICTGTGSAPMRAMTEWRRRLRKGGRFEGGKLMLFFGARTKEELPYFGPLQNLPKDFIDINLAFSRTPGQPRRYVQDAMRERAADLAVLLADPDSYFYVCGLKSMEEGVVLALRDVARQAGLDWDAIAASLKAEGRLHLETY from the coding sequence ATGGACATGGCCGACACTCACGTCATCAAGCAGCATCTGATCGACCCCGAGATCTGCATTCGCTGCAACACCTGCGAAGCCACCTGCCCGGTGAACGCTATCACGCACGACTCGCGCAACTACGTGGTCGATGCCGACAAGTGCAATTTCTGCATGGCCTGCATCTCGCCATGCCCGACCGGCTCGATCGACAACTGGCGCGTGATGCCGCGCGCCAAGCCCTATAGCCTCGACGACCAGCTCGGCTGGGACGAACTGCCGGTCGAGCTGAGCGAGCAGCAACTGGCGGAGCAGGGCGTGGCGCCCGGCGCGCCGGCCCTGCTCGAGCCGGCCCTGACCGAGCCGCCGGTGGCCACCGCCGGCCAGGAAACCTTCAACAGTGCGCGCTATGGCGCCACCGTGCCGCCGTGGTCGGCCGCGCGTGCCTTCACCAACCTGTACGGACCCAAGGCCGAACGCAAGTCGGTCACCGCCACCGTGGCCGGCAATGTGCGCGTCACCGAGGTCGGGCGCGAGTACGACACCCACCATATCGTGCTGGACTTCGGCGCCATGCCGTTCCCGGTGCTGGAGGGCCAGTCCATCGCCATCGTGCCGCCGGGCGTGGACGCGCAGGGGCGCGCGCATCACCCGCGCCAGTATTCGATCGCCAGCGCCCGCAACGGCGAGCGGCCCGGCTACAACAACCTGTCGCTGACCATCAAGCGCGTGCTGGCCGACTACCAGGGCAATCCGGTGCGCGGCGTCGCTTCCAACTATATGTGCGACCTGCAGGTGGGCGACAAGGTGGAGGTGATCGGCCCCTTCGGCGCCAGCTTCCTGATGCCCAACCATCCGCGTTCGCACATCGTGATGATCTGCACCGGCACCGGCAGTGCGCCGATGCGCGCCATGACCGAATGGCGCCGGCGCCTGCGCAAGGGCGGCCGCTTCGAAGGCGGCAAGCTGATGCTGTTCTTCGGCGCGCGCACCAAGGAAGAACTGCCGTACTTCGGGCCGCTGCAGAACCTGCCCAAGGATTTCATCGACATCAACCTGGCGTTCTCGCGCACGCCAGGACAGCCGCGCCGCTACGTGCAGGACGCCATGCGCGAACGCGCTGCCGACCTGGCCGTGCTGCTGGCGGACCCGGACAGCTACTTCTATGTGTGCGGGCTGAAGAGCATGGAGGAGGGCGTAGTACTGGCGCTGCGCGACGTGGCGCGGCAGGCCGGGCTGGACTGGGACGCGATCGCGGCCTCGCTGAAGGCGGAGGGGCGGCTGCACCTGGAGACGTATTGA